The proteins below are encoded in one region of Polynucleobacter sp. AP-Elch-400A-B2:
- the flgA gene encoding flagellar basal body P-ring formation chaperone FlgA, with product MPLFNRFLMGLLFCTLSQSLCAALPPDLEQTIKRFIQKSPTVNGLRVETEWLEPNLTIPACLGGSIEILTPTGARLWGRSMIQLRCTKAAWLINVPVNIHAYGDYVVASRYLPFGQKLEIGDIRVIEGDLTVLPDDVLRNPKAAYERILGKSLQMGMPIGLNDLKESAVIKVGDPVRIQLTGKDFQVSGEGVAQSPGMIGDMVRVRLSDGQVLQGKVLRPGIIGVNME from the coding sequence ATGCCGCTTTTTAATCGTTTTTTGATGGGGCTGCTATTTTGTACGCTGTCGCAAAGCCTTTGTGCTGCTTTACCCCCAGATCTTGAGCAAACTATTAAGCGGTTTATTCAAAAAAGTCCCACTGTCAATGGCTTGCGGGTGGAGACAGAGTGGCTTGAACCGAATCTGACCATCCCAGCCTGCTTAGGCGGTAGCATTGAGATTTTGACCCCTACAGGTGCGCGCTTATGGGGAAGGTCGATGATCCAATTGCGCTGCACTAAAGCTGCCTGGTTAATCAATGTCCCGGTCAATATCCATGCTTATGGAGATTATGTTGTCGCCAGCCGCTACCTTCCTTTTGGCCAAAAGCTCGAAATTGGGGATATTCGGGTAATAGAGGGCGATTTAACCGTGCTACCAGATGATGTACTACGGAACCCTAAAGCAGCTTATGAGCGGATTTTGGGTAAATCCTTGCAAATGGGCATGCCAATTGGGCTAAACGATTTAAAAGAATCTGCCGTAATAAAAGTAGGAGATCCTGTTAGGATTCAATTGACAGGTAAAGATTTTCAGGTTTCCGGTGAGGGTGTTGCTCAATCTCCTGGGATGATTGGGGATATGGTCAGAGTGCGCTTGTCCGACGGGCAGGTTTTACAAGGTAAGGTATTGAGGCCTGGAATAATTGGCGTTAATATGGAATAA
- a CDS encoding flagellar biosynthesis anti-sigma factor FlgM: protein MKINENAPLIPPNTGTAKPVPGSNSTANTTNTALNQTSASAVSRPAVNLDIGLAAKLAEAQSSTSATNQVSDELLIKKLRDKVATGQFEIDYNKISQSMLKDVVAAIGQKPSHSQS, encoded by the coding sequence ATGAAGATTAACGAGAATGCACCACTAATTCCGCCAAATACTGGAACAGCCAAACCTGTGCCAGGCTCGAACTCGACTGCCAATACAACGAATACAGCTTTAAATCAAACCTCAGCATCTGCGGTCAGTCGCCCTGCAGTCAATTTAGACATTGGTTTAGCAGCCAAGTTGGCCGAAGCGCAAAGCAGTACAAGCGCTACCAATCAGGTAAGCGACGAATTGCTGATTAAAAAACTACGCGACAAGGTTGCTACTGGTCAATTTGAGATTGATTACAACAAAATCTCTCAGTCAATGTTAAAAGATGTGGTTGCAGCAATTGGCCAAAAACCAAGTCATTCACAAAGCTAA
- a CDS encoding flagellar protein FlgN, with the protein MVKPHPSMSFDDLLKFLKGIASAIESLRSALEANDMDRLPEALDSTNEALDAIQNYPGGADKLKQDIHQFEPAKTTQLLALLDEASVNHQINGDLIRLAMQRSSAMQSFIAQQAPSATYGSDGGVPGSVGGVLSRKV; encoded by the coding sequence ATGGTAAAACCACATCCATCCATGTCTTTTGACGATCTATTGAAGTTCTTAAAGGGTATTGCAAGTGCTATTGAGAGTCTACGCAGTGCCTTAGAAGCAAATGATATGGACCGACTTCCAGAAGCGCTTGATAGTACCAATGAAGCTTTGGATGCCATTCAGAATTATCCAGGTGGCGCTGACAAACTCAAGCAAGATATTCACCAATTTGAGCCAGCAAAAACGACCCAATTATTAGCGCTACTCGATGAAGCTTCAGTTAATCATCAAATCAATGGCGACCTGATTCGCTTAGCGATGCAGCGCAGCTCTGCCATGCAGTCTTTTATTGCTCAGCAAGCTCCTAGCGCTACTTACGGAAGTGATGGCGGAGTTCCAGGATCCGTAGGCGGTGTACTGTCTCGAAAAGTCTAG
- a CDS encoding FliA/WhiG family RNA polymerase sigma factor encodes MKPSSYFASLDIDEAIRTHLPLVKRIAHQICSRLPPNVEVDDLIQEGLTGLLDALKRYEPQPNLAFEAYAKTRIRGAIYDSCRKNDILPRNQRDELVGIEKVTRRLEQTLGRHPSEKEIAQGADLSIEAYHAIITNMVHLMPLDDLSDDLMPSDTDESDPMRSVAMSQFAERIALILSGLPDNEKLVMALHYQEDLSYREIAQVMNITPGRISQIHTQGMIRIRAKLKS; translated from the coding sequence TTGAAGCCTTCTAGTTATTTTGCATCTCTTGATATTGATGAAGCCATTCGCACTCATTTACCTCTGGTAAAGCGGATCGCCCATCAAATTTGCTCTCGCTTACCGCCTAATGTTGAGGTAGATGATCTCATCCAGGAAGGTTTAACGGGTTTATTAGATGCTCTCAAGCGCTATGAACCCCAACCCAATTTAGCATTTGAGGCCTATGCGAAAACCCGCATACGGGGTGCTATTTATGACTCCTGCCGCAAAAATGACATTTTGCCGCGCAATCAACGAGATGAATTGGTCGGAATCGAAAAAGTGACTCGCCGCTTGGAGCAAACCTTAGGACGCCACCCATCTGAAAAAGAAATTGCTCAAGGAGCTGATTTAAGTATTGAGGCATACCACGCCATCATCACCAACATGGTGCATTTAATGCCTTTAGATGATTTATCGGATGATCTCATGCCTTCAGATACCGATGAATCTGACCCAATGCGCTCTGTAGCAATGAGTCAATTTGCAGAACGAATAGCCCTTATTTTGTCAGGCTTACCTGATAATGAAAAATTAGTCATGGCCTTGCATTATCAGGAAGATCTCTCTTACCGAGAAATTGCCCAAGTGATGAATATCACCCCTGGGCGCATTAGCCAGATCCATACGCAAGGCATGATCCGTATTCGGGCAAAACTAAAGTCTTAG
- the flhF gene encoding flagellar biosynthesis protein FlhF has product MGPQKFTAPSSAEALKLIRTRMGPDAMVISTTDIDHGVEIIAISSQDLASLSDPSLASSMSAKKAVSYPTNYSSNRPIGRSSSGSSNFGSSFDRAIAPPSARNPFSADLPVGSLRRNPARSERSDRSERSVRAPGSETFTPTSFNGAERIRRGDASVINPSNNDALFSANASAAISAKKKQDAIAFAEAKADAKAALNPAPIANEIPVSVTTSATPSTLASMNADSASSVSTLSLPAAASAPKVEQLLAEISEVKYLLQSHVAGNLWGNIQQESSHVTEIVKHLINSGFSPKLCAQIARNLPDDFNTQQLIKNAREQVKCLIKTSRAFDLFDRGGVFAFIGPTGVGKTTTVAKIAARCVLRYGRNQVALLTTDTYRIGAQEQLKTYAKILGLSVTALRDSEDLASKVKEFSNRKIILLDTAGVSQRDTLMVEQCQLLQNGSDRAKRILVMSSTTDLRTQEEVINLHNQAMQNSHNNKLDSVIITKIDEAAHLAPVIDSVIRHDLSILFVSNGQRVPEDLSLPDINYLSHRAMAMRAFSETFSITDEQVPAILSDHLGDWIRKVNS; this is encoded by the coding sequence ATGGGCCCCCAAAAATTTACCGCCCCCAGTTCAGCAGAAGCCTTAAAGCTGATACGTACCCGTATGGGCCCCGATGCTATGGTGATCTCAACTACAGACATCGACCATGGTGTAGAAATTATTGCCATTAGCTCTCAAGACCTGGCTTCACTCTCAGACCCCTCATTAGCTAGCAGCATGAGTGCAAAAAAAGCAGTAAGTTATCCTACTAATTACTCGTCAAATAGACCGATAGGACGCAGTAGCTCCGGTAGCAGCAACTTTGGTTCCAGCTTTGATCGTGCCATTGCACCACCGAGCGCTCGTAATCCGTTTAGCGCTGACTTGCCTGTAGGATCTTTGCGCCGCAATCCGGCTAGATCGGAACGTTCTGATCGTTCAGAGCGCTCAGTCAGAGCCCCGGGCTCAGAAACTTTTACCCCTACTTCTTTTAATGGTGCTGAACGTATCCGTCGCGGGGATGCCAGCGTTATCAATCCATCGAATAACGACGCCCTCTTCAGTGCTAACGCGAGTGCCGCTATCAGCGCCAAAAAGAAACAAGATGCAATTGCTTTTGCAGAAGCAAAAGCAGATGCTAAAGCAGCGCTCAATCCGGCTCCGATTGCCAACGAAATCCCAGTTTCTGTCACTACCAGTGCTACGCCCTCAACCTTGGCAAGTATGAACGCTGATTCCGCATCCTCAGTTAGTACCCTATCATTACCTGCGGCGGCAAGCGCTCCAAAAGTAGAGCAACTACTCGCTGAAATTAGTGAAGTCAAGTATTTATTGCAATCACATGTAGCTGGCAACCTATGGGGCAACATACAACAAGAAAGCTCCCACGTCACGGAGATTGTGAAGCACTTAATCAATAGTGGTTTTTCTCCTAAACTGTGCGCTCAAATCGCGCGTAATTTACCCGATGATTTCAATACCCAACAACTCATTAAAAATGCGCGTGAGCAAGTTAAATGCTTAATCAAAACTTCTCGGGCGTTTGATCTCTTTGATCGCGGTGGTGTCTTTGCCTTTATTGGTCCGACTGGCGTGGGTAAAACTACCACTGTTGCCAAGATTGCAGCGCGTTGTGTTCTGCGCTATGGTCGCAATCAAGTGGCACTGCTCACCACCGATACCTACCGAATTGGGGCTCAAGAACAACTCAAGACCTATGCAAAAATTTTAGGTCTGTCTGTCACAGCACTGCGCGATAGTGAAGATTTAGCAAGCAAAGTTAAAGAGTTCTCAAATCGCAAAATTATTTTGTTAGATACCGCCGGCGTGAGTCAGCGGGACACTCTCATGGTTGAGCAATGCCAACTTCTCCAAAATGGATCAGATCGTGCAAAACGGATTTTGGTGATGAGCTCTACCACTGATTTACGCACCCAAGAAGAGGTGATTAATTTGCATAACCAAGCAATGCAAAATAGTCATAACAATAAATTAGACTCTGTCATTATTACTAAAATTGATGAGGCAGCCCACTTGGCACCAGTCATTGATAGTGTCATCCGTCATGATTTGTCGATTTTATTTGTTTCAAACGGTCAGCGAGTGCCAGAAGACTTAAGTCTGCCTGATATCAACTATCTGAGTCATCGCGCGATGGCGATGCGCGCTTTTTCTGAAACGTTTTCTATTACCGATGAACAGGTTCCCGCTATTTTGTCTGATCACCTAGGCGACTGGATTCGCAAAGTGAACTCATGA
- the flhA gene encoding flagellar biosynthesis protein FlhA, translating into MKILGIDFSKVRPSAQGAIPILVLLVLVMMLVPLPAILLDVLFTFNIALSIIVLFTAINIKTFKDFVAFPTVLLLTTLLRLSLNVASTRIVLMEGYKGTDAAGKVIEAFGVFLIGGNFAVGIVIFIVITIINFVVITKGSGRVAEVSARFALDSMPGKQMAIDADLNAGLIQQEEAKSRRADVAQEADFFGSMDGASKFVRGDAMAGIMILVINLIGGLLIGVLQHNMDFGKALATFASLTIGDGLVAQIPALIISTAAGILVTRVATEDDFSGQVSKQFEANSSALGVVAAVLGILGVLPGMPHVIFLGFACLFGGLAYLAYQKIDRNTKAAELAASQPPEVSQELEWKDVPIVEPLSLELAYRLIPLVDKGDESDLIKRIRAIRRKFVTQVGFLIPSVHIRDNLQLNAETYRILLYGAEVGRGQCLPDRLLAIQQSGNETLPGLEVKDPTFGMPAVWIERGLRDEAIAKGYTVVEPAVVITTHLDHLIHQYAGELLGRQETQDLVDHFKMSYPKLVEDVIPKIVSLAQLQRLLQLLLEESIPIKDMRTILEVASEFAAKLGDPLEVLPHIRYALRRTIVQDSLGEGSSYQVLGIQPEFERLIEQSIGQGAIAPDGLIEPSLARMFGEEVISGVQELESQNLPPVIVSGTRTRMTLSRIARRVCPQAIVLALSELPPTSNLEFYKVLCSQTGKTP; encoded by the coding sequence ATGAAGATCTTAGGTATTGACTTCAGCAAAGTAAGGCCATCAGCGCAAGGCGCTATCCCAATCTTAGTCTTGCTTGTCTTAGTAATGATGCTGGTGCCACTTCCAGCCATCTTGCTCGATGTTCTGTTTACTTTCAATATTGCGCTGTCGATCATCGTGCTCTTTACGGCGATCAATATTAAGACCTTTAAAGACTTTGTTGCTTTCCCAACGGTGTTACTCCTCACCACCTTGCTGCGCCTGTCATTGAACGTGGCCTCTACCAGAATCGTGCTCATGGAGGGCTATAAAGGGACAGATGCTGCGGGAAAAGTAATTGAAGCCTTTGGCGTGTTCTTAATTGGCGGTAATTTTGCAGTCGGTATCGTGATCTTTATTGTGATCACCATTATTAACTTTGTGGTGATTACCAAAGGTTCAGGTCGAGTTGCCGAAGTTTCTGCCCGTTTTGCCTTAGATTCGATGCCCGGCAAACAAATGGCGATTGACGCGGATCTCAATGCAGGGCTGATTCAACAAGAAGAGGCGAAATCGCGACGCGCCGATGTGGCTCAAGAAGCAGACTTTTTTGGTTCCATGGATGGTGCCTCGAAGTTTGTACGGGGTGATGCCATGGCTGGCATCATGATTTTAGTCATCAACCTCATTGGTGGTTTGCTCATTGGGGTCTTGCAACACAATATGGATTTTGGCAAAGCTTTAGCCACTTTTGCCTCTCTCACCATTGGTGATGGCTTAGTAGCCCAAATACCAGCGCTCATTATTTCTACTGCGGCCGGTATTTTGGTTACCCGCGTTGCCACTGAAGATGACTTTTCTGGGCAGGTCTCTAAGCAATTTGAAGCGAACAGTAGCGCCCTGGGCGTGGTGGCAGCGGTACTGGGGATCTTGGGTGTTCTGCCTGGAATGCCCCACGTGATCTTCTTGGGCTTTGCCTGCCTCTTTGGTGGCTTGGCCTATTTAGCTTATCAAAAGATCGATCGCAATACTAAGGCAGCTGAACTTGCGGCCTCACAGCCTCCCGAGGTTAGCCAAGAGCTTGAATGGAAAGATGTTCCGATTGTCGAGCCCCTGTCTTTGGAGCTTGCCTATCGACTCATTCCCCTGGTAGATAAAGGTGATGAAAGCGATTTGATCAAGCGCATTCGGGCGATCCGGCGCAAGTTTGTCACTCAGGTGGGGTTTTTAATTCCTTCAGTGCATATTCGCGACAACTTGCAACTCAATGCAGAAACCTACCGTATCTTGCTCTATGGTGCTGAGGTGGGTCGTGGTCAATGCCTGCCGGATCGCTTGCTGGCCATCCAGCAAAGCGGCAATGAAACCTTGCCGGGACTAGAAGTAAAAGATCCTACCTTTGGTATGCCAGCCGTATGGATTGAGCGTGGTCTGCGTGATGAAGCGATTGCCAAAGGGTACACCGTAGTAGAGCCAGCCGTCGTGATTACCACCCATTTAGATCATTTAATTCATCAATATGCCGGTGAGTTGTTGGGTCGCCAAGAAACGCAAGATCTCGTAGATCACTTTAAGATGAGTTACCCCAAGCTCGTAGAAGATGTGATCCCCAAAATTGTGAGTCTTGCACAATTACAACGTCTCTTACAGTTACTGCTTGAAGAAAGCATTCCGATTAAAGATATGCGTACCATCTTAGAAGTCGCTAGTGAGTTTGCCGCTAAGCTTGGTGACCCTCTAGAGGTACTTCCCCATATTCGCTATGCGCTGCGCCGCACGATCGTACAAGATTCGCTTGGTGAAGGTAGTTCCTACCAAGTGCTCGGCATTCAACCAGAGTTTGAACGTTTAATTGAGCAATCGATTGGTCAAGGGGCGATTGCACCCGATGGTCTGATTGAGCCCTCTTTGGCCCGGATGTTTGGTGAAGAAGTCATTAGCGGAGTTCAAGAACTAGAGAGTCAAAATCTGCCTCCAGTCATTGTCAGTGGCACCCGCACCCGCATGACGCTATCTCGGATTGCCAGAAGAGTCTGCCCCCAAGCGATTGTTTTGGCCCTAAGTGAGTTACCACCGACATCTAACCTTGAATTCTATAAAGTTCTTTGCTCCCAAACGGGCAAAACCCCTTAA
- a CDS encoding tetratricopeptide repeat protein, with protein sequence MQFDNPRLQAGVSNLERGRYEAAFEVFFDIAVNEADEEASFALTRMCFDGQLNPEQVNKLFEWLNSNSRESNGYANFNVGLLYELGMGDIARNIKTAVHYYEKAIKDEVLDAYCNLGNIYVFGSGADHGVPKDIPRGVELLTVGANGGSRVAAYNLGTLYEKGTAITQDYDKAFYFLTLATLQKHVHAHRCLIIFEKAIKGDFTKAYDAAEQQFWKIQNMRKLYRAL encoded by the coding sequence ATGCAATTTGACAATCCCCGTTTACAAGCTGGTGTTTCTAACCTGGAGCGCGGTCGCTACGAGGCTGCTTTTGAGGTTTTTTTTGACATTGCAGTCAACGAGGCCGACGAAGAGGCTTCTTTTGCCCTGACCAGAATGTGCTTTGATGGGCAATTAAACCCTGAACAGGTCAATAAGCTATTTGAATGGCTCAATTCCAATAGTCGTGAGAGTAATGGCTATGCCAACTTCAATGTAGGCCTGTTATACGAATTGGGTATGGGCGACATCGCTCGTAATATCAAGACAGCGGTTCATTATTATGAAAAAGCCATCAAAGATGAGGTTTTGGATGCCTATTGCAATCTGGGCAATATATACGTATTCGGTTCAGGCGCTGACCATGGGGTGCCAAAAGATATCCCTAGAGGTGTTGAATTGCTCACTGTGGGAGCCAATGGGGGCAGCCGAGTGGCCGCCTACAATTTAGGCACTTTATACGAAAAAGGCACCGCTATCACCCAAGATTATGACAAAGCATTCTATTTTTTAACGCTGGCCACCTTGCAAAAACACGTGCATGCCCACCGCTGCCTGATTATTTTTGAAAAAGCGATCAAGGGTGATTTCACCAAAGCCTATGATGCTGCAGAACAACAATTCTGGAAAATTCAAAATATGCGCAAACTCTATCGCGCACTCTAA
- a CDS encoding flagellin, with product MSTVINTNMASVYAQNNLSAAQSNLATSVQRLSSGVRINSAKDDSAGLAISMGMSSQIAGLDQANHNLSDIIGMAQVAETALSTIQSMLLRMKTLGTEYGNNALSTDQKTAITTEAQSIKDQVDLTIKEAVYNGVNLLDTSGSTTYDIQSGVDVGTTISFTVANATVDTTATDFSVVDADLLRISNERAKMGALVGRATYSSQNLMAQSANIKNARSAIVDTDFASETANLTKGQIMQQAATAMLAQANQMPNVILSLLK from the coding sequence ATGTCTACCGTTATTAATACCAACATGGCTTCTGTGTATGCCCAGAACAATTTGAGCGCTGCTCAATCTAACTTGGCTACATCTGTTCAGCGTCTATCGTCAGGTGTGCGTATCAATAGCGCCAAAGACGACTCTGCCGGCTTAGCAATTAGTATGGGTATGTCCTCACAAATTGCTGGTCTTGATCAAGCAAACCACAACTTAAGCGACATTATCGGTATGGCGCAAGTAGCTGAAACCGCGTTGTCCACGATCCAAAGTATGCTTTTGCGTATGAAAACTTTGGGTACTGAGTACGGTAACAACGCCCTAAGTACAGATCAAAAAACAGCGATCACTACTGAAGCCCAATCGATTAAAGATCAAGTAGATTTGACAATTAAGGAAGCTGTTTATAACGGTGTAAATCTGCTCGATACCAGCGGCTCTACAACTTATGACATTCAGTCTGGTGTTGATGTCGGTACAACGATTTCATTCACAGTGGCTAATGCAACCGTTGATACAACTGCTACTGACTTCTCAGTAGTGGATGCTGACTTGCTGCGTATCTCTAACGAGCGTGCCAAGATGGGTGCTTTAGTTGGTCGTGCAACTTATTCTTCACAAAACCTCATGGCGCAAAGTGCTAATATTAAAAATGCGCGTTCAGCGATTGTTGATACTGACTTTGCCTCTGAGACAGCCAACTTGACCAAGGGTCAGATCATGCAACAGGCCGCTACAGCGATGTTGGCCCAAGCAAATCAAATGCCTAACGTCATCTTGTCATTATTGAAATAA
- a CDS encoding flagellar protein FlaG — translation MGDITSKSAAASVIPSGSAQLNQPPGMGTVVSAQTKTDAQAVSAAASVEFKPSNIQQITQQSRQAVEAAAQQMQTFVSSMGRNLDFSIDGSTGYHVVRVTNPSTGEVVRQMPSEEVLRLAHSFDQISALIHQKA, via the coding sequence ATGGGAGATATTACAAGTAAATCTGCAGCTGCATCAGTCATACCATCTGGCTCTGCACAGCTCAATCAACCTCCAGGTATGGGTACCGTTGTGAGTGCTCAAACCAAAACTGACGCTCAAGCTGTTTCCGCAGCCGCTAGTGTTGAATTTAAACCTTCCAACATTCAACAAATTACCCAGCAATCTCGTCAGGCAGTTGAAGCTGCTGCCCAGCAAATGCAAACCTTTGTCAGCTCCATGGGGCGTAACTTAGACTTTTCAATAGACGGTTCTACTGGCTATCATGTGGTTAGAGTAACCAATCCAAGTACTGGTGAAGTGGTCAGGCAGATGCCCTCCGAAGAAGTTTTAAGGTTGGCACACAGTTTTGATCAGATTTCAGCCTTGATTCACCAAAAAGCCTAA
- the fliD gene encoding flagellar filament capping protein FliD: MSISTTSSSTSSGTASIDVASIVSQLMASEQVPMTTLKNNITSKTTLISDLGTLKSKVATFQTALESLQDPTALSSLVSSSSDQTVVQITNSTGAVQGRHDILVSQVAQPGQMTFDQFGYATANAGLATGETFSISIGSRSYSYTPPTGVTMASTTIDDLKNWINALGDNLSASIVPTSGSNYALKIQGTKPGSDNAITFSHLASGGGSVNGLGGTPGSPVAPTVVSAQNAAFTLDGVSYTRKTNSITDALSGVTINLVKASATPQTISVDPGTDKAPQVMQSLVDAFNDLVTTAKKLSAKAGSSSGATADGSLANTPTALNFLNQIKSMMAGDIHYTLGGTSSNISLGELGFEMQFDGTAKFNATTFNAVSNASAILASGIKVGYQTYVVRDPVTGAEISKNTTDVNLDTYLTSLLKVTTSTTQAGTQTLAGAFDQMIKNEQSNIDDLNKKELALQLVLDQKQTSYTAQYSALNALLFQLNNTSNSLTSALSGLTNGQNNK; encoded by the coding sequence ATGTCGATTTCCACCACATCCTCAAGCACCAGCTCTGGTACTGCCAGCATTGATGTGGCTAGCATTGTCTCGCAGTTAATGGCCTCTGAACAAGTGCCAATGACAACGCTCAAAAACAACATTACCAGTAAGACTACCCTCATCAGCGACTTAGGCACATTAAAAAGTAAAGTTGCAACCTTCCAAACCGCATTAGAAAGTTTGCAAGATCCCACTGCCTTGTCTTCATTGGTGTCTTCTAGTTCAGATCAGACGGTGGTCCAAATTACGAACTCGACTGGTGCTGTTCAAGGGCGCCACGATATTTTAGTGAGTCAGGTTGCTCAGCCTGGGCAGATGACATTTGATCAGTTCGGCTACGCTACGGCCAATGCTGGATTAGCAACTGGGGAGACATTTTCAATTTCCATCGGCTCTAGATCCTACTCTTACACTCCCCCAACGGGTGTAACCATGGCAAGCACTACCATTGACGATTTGAAAAATTGGATTAATGCGCTGGGCGATAATCTGAGTGCCAGTATCGTTCCAACTTCAGGCTCAAACTATGCCCTCAAAATCCAGGGAACTAAGCCAGGATCCGATAACGCAATTACGTTCTCTCATTTGGCTTCAGGGGGTGGCTCTGTGAATGGTTTGGGAGGAACCCCGGGATCCCCAGTTGCACCAACAGTAGTGAGCGCGCAAAATGCTGCCTTTACTCTGGATGGTGTGTCTTACACCAGAAAAACCAATAGCATTACCGATGCTCTATCCGGCGTTACTATCAATTTAGTGAAGGCAAGTGCAACACCTCAAACGATTAGCGTGGATCCAGGAACTGATAAAGCTCCCCAAGTCATGCAAAGTCTGGTGGATGCATTTAACGACCTAGTCACTACTGCGAAAAAATTGAGTGCAAAAGCGGGCTCTTCTAGCGGCGCTACCGCTGACGGTTCTTTGGCCAATACTCCGACAGCCTTGAATTTTTTAAATCAAATTAAATCCATGATGGCTGGCGATATTCACTACACTTTGGGTGGCACGTCTAGCAACATCAGTCTGGGTGAGCTGGGCTTTGAAATGCAATTTGATGGAACGGCTAAATTTAATGCCACCACTTTTAATGCGGTTAGTAATGCATCGGCAATTTTAGCTTCAGGAATTAAGGTTGGTTATCAAACCTATGTTGTTAGAGATCCTGTAACGGGCGCTGAAATCAGTAAAAACACCACAGACGTTAACTTGGATACTTACCTCACTTCTTTATTAAAGGTAACAACATCAACAACCCAGGCTGGCACGCAGACCTTAGCAGGCGCTTTTGATCAAATGATTAAAAATGAGCAAAGTAATATCGATGATTTAAATAAAAAAGAGCTTGCACTACAGCTGGTACTAGATCAAAAGCAGACAAGTTACACTGCTCAGTACTCAGCATTAAATGCACTATTATTCCAATTAAACAATACTAGTAACTCACTCACTAGTGCATTAAGCGGCCTAACAAACGGTCAAAATAATAAGTAA
- a CDS encoding flagellar protein FliS produces MSRKAAFRYAENETMTAVLGGDARELIVLIHQRIFDHLKLAKQELEKGKLGIEYFIKASDLIQQGLLGCLDYDKGKDIAYNLSAIYVWSMQELLNARVDRSPEKVQDVIDTLTPLYEAWIELSPNSISLSQAG; encoded by the coding sequence ATGTCACGAAAAGCAGCCTTTAGGTACGCAGAAAATGAGACGATGACTGCAGTTTTGGGCGGCGATGCTCGTGAACTCATTGTGTTAATTCATCAACGAATTTTTGATCATTTAAAGCTCGCTAAGCAAGAACTTGAAAAAGGCAAATTAGGTATTGAGTACTTTATTAAGGCTAGTGATTTGATTCAGCAAGGATTGCTGGGTTGCTTAGATTACGATAAAGGTAAAGATATTGCCTACAATCTGAGCGCTATTTATGTCTGGTCTATGCAAGAATTATTAAATGCAAGGGTGGACCGTTCACCAGAGAAGGTGCAAGATGTGATTGATACGTTGACCCCACTCTATGAGGCTTGGATTGAGCTATCCCCTAACAGTATTAGCCTTAGTCAAGCAGGATAG
- a CDS encoding EscU/YscU/HrcU family type III secretion system export apparatus switch protein, with protein sequence MEEKKTLKAVALKYEMNSAAPRITGQGEGFIAEAILAKAKEMGIPTKIEPELVEFLMQLKLNELVPPKLYAAVAEVLAWAYELDGKTLERPVKD encoded by the coding sequence ATGGAAGAAAAGAAGACGCTCAAAGCAGTTGCGCTCAAGTATGAGATGAATAGTGCTGCGCCTCGTATTACAGGACAAGGCGAAGGTTTCATTGCGGAAGCTATTTTGGCTAAAGCAAAGGAAATGGGAATTCCGACCAAAATAGAGCCTGAATTAGTAGAGTTCTTAATGCAACTCAAATTAAACGAACTAGTGCCCCCAAAACTGTACGCCGCAGTAGCAGAAGTACTTGCCTGGGCTTATGAGTTAGATGGTAAAACGCTCGAGAGACCTGTAAAAGATTAA
- the fliE gene encoding flagellar hook-basal body complex protein FliE has protein sequence MSTPNVDAMITRMQALAAAASGKPVAADAQGANGVDFSAILKNAIDSVNTAQNSAQAKAQSFSTGASDTSLEDVIVSLQKANLSLQGMIAVRNKLVDAYKEVTNLQV, from the coding sequence ATGAGTACTCCAAACGTAGATGCCATGATTACCCGGATGCAAGCACTTGCTGCTGCAGCCAGTGGTAAACCTGTCGCTGCAGATGCTCAAGGCGCCAATGGCGTTGATTTTTCTGCCATTTTGAAAAATGCTATTGATAGCGTCAATACAGCACAAAATAGCGCCCAAGCAAAAGCCCAATCATTTTCTACCGGTGCATCCGATACTTCACTGGAAGATGTCATCGTCTCTTTGCAAAAAGCCAACCTTTCGCTACAAGGCATGATTGCAGTTCGAAATAAACTAGTTGACGCCTACAAAGAAGTCACCAATCTGCAAGTCTAA